A single genomic interval of Littorina saxatilis isolate snail1 linkage group LG17, US_GU_Lsax_2.0, whole genome shotgun sequence harbors:
- the LOC138952518 gene encoding phytanoyl-CoA dioxygenase domain-containing protein 1-like — protein MSPSKTYSGHSEEAHPEIYTEVAMPEQPTVKKPGQLSEDKIRQFFEKGWVLVEDFFTPEELEPVRKATERLVDIVAQRLYKAGKISSLHEDLGLFQRLTVLEKESPGASVLVHKLGFLPPEYKALLSHERLVNVLEQVLGPRVAASPVWNIRTKTPNCINGEIPWHQDSGYFAPDSYKTLIPVAWVPLLDATPENGCLQYLEGGHRRGVVCDHLNCWEDTWHVMLDESKIEETLGVSKERDLRTVPVKYGGFLLFNNLIPHRSLENKSNDVRWSLDLRWQRPGEPEGLFGIQQPVLLRDPDKPDLQVDWAPFEDSRHVKQAEYLTEKDREKDELDSTISGPWMKQWRIVHGNKHTKAAGLEEEGPER, from the exons ATGTCGCCCAGCAAGACGTACAGCGGGCACAGCGAGGAGGCCCACCCCGAGATATACACCGAGGTGGCCATGCCGGAACAGCCCACGGTCAAGAAACCAGGCCAGCTCTCTGAGGACAAGATCAGACAGTTCTTTGAGAAG GGCTGGGTGCTTGTGGAAGACTTCTTCACCCCTGAAGAGTTGGAGCCTGTACGCAAGGCCACCGAACGCTTGGTGGACATTGTCGCTCAGAGGCTCTACAAGGCCGGCAAGATCTCCA GTCTGCACGAGGACTTGGGATTATTCCAGCGACTGACGGTGCTGGAGAAAGAGTCCCCTGGCGCCTCGGTCCTGGTCCACAAACTGGGTTTTCTTCCTCCT GAGTACAAAGCACTGCTGTCCCACGAGCGCCTGGTCAACGTGCTGGAACAGGTGCTAGGTCCCCGTGTGGCTGCCTCCCCTGTCTGGAACATCCGTACCAAGACACCCAACTGTATCAACGGGGAGATCCCGTGGCATCAAG ACTCTGGCTACTTTGCCCCTGACTCTTACAAGACGTTGATCCCAGTGGCCTGGGTTCCCTTGCTGGATGCTACCCCTGAAAATGGATGTCTGCAG TACCTTGAAGGGGGCCACAGGAGAGGCGTGGTGTGTGATCACCTCAACTGTTGGGAGGACACCTGGCATGTTATGCTGGACGAGAGCAAGATTGAGGAAACACTGG GTGTCAGTAAGGAAAGGGACCTGAGAACGGTGCCAGTCAAGTACGGTGGATTCCTCCTGTTCAACAACCTCATTCCACACAGAAG TCTGGAAAACAAATCCAACGACGTTCGCTGGAGTCTGGATCTTCGCTGGCAGAGGCCCGGAGAACCGGAGGGGTTGTTCGGCATCCAACAGCCGGTCCTGCTCAGAGACCCCGACAAGCCGGACCTCCAGGTCGACTGGGCTCCCTTTGAGGACAGCAGGCACGTCAAACAAGCCGAGTACCTGACCGAGaag GATCGTGAGAAGGATGAACTGGACTCGACCATCTCAGGACCCTGGATGAAGCAGTGGCGAATTGTGCACGGAAACAA GCACACGAAAGCGGCTGGTCTGGAAGAGGAGGGGCCAGAACGTTAG